CTGACCAGCATCAACCTGATCACCAACAATCCCCAGAAGATCACGGCTTTGGAGGGCTACGGCCTGAAGATCTCCAAACGGGTGGGGGTGACGGTCTGCCCCAATCCCTCCAATCTCCGCTACCTCAAGACCAAACAGGAGAAGATGGGGCACATGCTGGATTTTGGCAACTGCGTCAACAACTGAACATGTTCTGATTCTACTTGAGAACCTAAGCCATCTCTTAAGGAGCCTTACATGATATCCAAAGAAACCATTCAAAAAAACCTGAAGAACTGTCTCGATGACACCTCATTTCTGGAATTGCCCGGGTTCAGAAAGGATAAAGTCCGCGATACTTATGATCTGGGTGATTCACTCCTTTTTATCACCACGGACCGTCAAAGCGCCTTCGACAGAATTTTGGCTAGCATTCCGTTTAAAGGCCAGGTGCTGAACCAGGTAAGCGCCTTTTGGTTTGAAAATACCGCAGATATCGTAAAGAACCACGTCATTAAAATCCCGGACCCGAATGTGACCATAGGGAAAAAATGCAAGGTTTTTCCAGTAGAATTCGTCATGAGGGCCTATCTTACGGGCTCGACCGATACCTCGGCCTGGGCACAATACGCAAAAGGCATCCGAAACATATGCGGCAACATCCTTCCCGATGGAATGAAGAAAAACCAGAAATTCAAGGAACCGATCCTGACTCCGACAACGAAATCAGAAGCCCATGACGAATCGATCTCGGCCGCCCAAATTGTCGACAAAGGGCTAATAGATAAAAAGACCTGGGAGAAACTGGAAAAAATCGTGTTCGCCCTCTTTAAAAGGGGCACGGAGCTCGCGGCCAGAAACGGAGTGATCCTTGTAGATACAAA
The genomic region above belongs to bacterium and contains:
- a CDS encoding phosphoribosylaminoimidazolesuccinocarboxamide synthase, with protein sequence MISKETIQKNLKNCLDDTSFLELPGFRKDKVRDTYDLGDSLLFITTDRQSAFDRILASIPFKGQVLNQVSAFWFENTADIVKNHVIKIPDPNVTIGKKCKVFPVEFVMRAYLTGSTDTSAWAQYAKGIRNICGNILPDGMKKNQKFKEPILTPTTKSEAHDESISAAQIVDKGLIDKKTWEKLEKIVFALFKRGTELAARNGVILVDTKYELGIDDKGEICLIDEIHTPDSSRYWIKETFESRIAAGKEPENIDKEFLRLWFKEHCDPYKDKILPSAPDDLVIELSHRYIRLFEMITGQEFSVDGTQSVKDRLKKNLGAYAK